A stretch of Methanococcus voltae DNA encodes these proteins:
- a CDS encoding recombinase family protein: MIIGYARVSTKEQNIEKYIDELKRAGCEKIYFEKISGGKSERPEFNKMMETIRENDIVVVSDLTRLSRSMKDLINTMELFKSRGVQLKSLKEAWIDTTTAQGELMFNIFSALAEFERKLIKERTKNGLEVARSRGRVGGRPRVDKNKLEMAIKLYNSGECTLKEIKEITGISKTTLYRYLRSNIL; the protein is encoded by the coding sequence ATGATTATAGGTTATGCAAGAGTATCAACCAAAGAACAAAATATTGAAAAATATATTGATGAACTTAAAAGAGCAGGTTGTGAAAAAATCTATTTTGAAAAGATTTCTGGCGGTAAATCAGAACGTCCAGAATTCAATAAAATGATGGAAACTATTAGGGAAAATGATATTGTTGTAGTTTCAGATTTAACTCGTTTGTCTCGTAGTATGAAAGATTTAATAAATACTATGGAACTTTTTAAATCCCGTGGTGTTCAGTTAAAAAGTTTAAAAGAAGCTTGGATTGATACAACAACTGCACAGGGCGAACTAATGTTTAATATATTTTCAGCATTAGCAGAATTTGAAAGAAAACTAATAAAAGAAAGGACTAAAAACGGTTTAGAAGTTGCACGTTCACGTGGTAGAGTTGGCGGTCGTCCAAGAGTTGATAAAAATAAATTAGAAATGGCCATTAAACTTTATAATTCGGGTGAATGTACCTTAAAAGAAATAAAAGAGATTACTGGAATAAGTAAGACTACATTATATAGGTATCTAAGAAGTAATATATTATAG
- a CDS encoding ATPase AAA, with protein MDINMFMGLGRADTSKKRDKTKRHVKMSVGEANHMIFLGKSGYGKTTLMRGLVEEINIAHNMAKIPAMIIVLEKKTDHTKAEKIHEIYNTETEKSSDNKIYKKYGEWVWNYIENYIQMQNQYKEHLGMMGDFAFGVPNIIGKFYKYDDKNTFLGRQGLQPYVFPTRRFVFRPRRRKEYISMDNGWHMCKVFDGKIPYDKIPFSLLSALSNLGDQAIYAQRLKNIWEVQGIKDPDIVKGIALEYENNKSNPSATYLRIAETMYQIKNDKLFSKKDTLFTNLSTDAINVIDFSSNSDLTHEEECLIFKFLVMYAINYASQTRTPIYFVVDEVQNMLTDKNGQWAVDKILREGRSMGINLITATQYMYGLPQSLLMGASHVGIIGRLASHTDWKVLNKLIDDFEDSVEPPDPVSTYTQYEDFKKKMKFKGWFSWDKSYTDRIEFRQPQSL; from the coding sequence ATGGATATAAACATGTTTATGGGATTAGGAAGAGCCGACACATCAAAGAAAAGAGACAAGACAAAAAGACATGTGAAGATGAGTGTAGGCGAAGCAAACCATATGATATTCTTAGGAAAATCAGGATATGGGAAAACTACACTAATGAGGGGCTTAGTTGAAGAAATAAATATCGCTCACAATATGGCAAAGATTCCTGCAATGATTATTGTATTGGAAAAGAAAACAGACCATACTAAAGCAGAAAAGATACATGAAATATATAATACGGAGACTGAAAAATCTTCAGACAATAAGATATATAAAAAATATGGGGAATGGGTTTGGAATTATATTGAAAATTATATTCAAATGCAAAATCAATATAAGGAACATTTGGGGATGATGGGAGATTTTGCTTTTGGTGTACCTAATATAATTGGAAAATTCTATAAATATGATGATAAAAATACATTTTTAGGACGTCAAGGCTTGCAACCTTATGTATTTCCAACAAGACGTTTTGTATTCAGACCAAGACGAAGGAAAGAATATATTTCAATGGATAATGGTTGGCATATGTGTAAGGTCTTTGATGGAAAAATACCCTATGATAAAATTCCATTCTCATTATTATCTGCATTAAGTAATTTGGGAGACCAGGCAATTTATGCTCAAAGATTAAAAAATATTTGGGAAGTTCAAGGAATAAAAGACCCTGATATAGTTAAAGGAATTGCATTGGAGTATGAAAATAATAAGTCTAATCCTTCAGCAACTTATTTAAGAATTGCAGAAACAATGTATCAAATAAAAAATGATAAATTATTTTCTAAAAAAGATACTTTATTTACTAACCTATCAACCGATGCAATAAACGTTATTGATTTTTCAAGTAATTCTGATTTAACCCATGAAGAAGAGTGTCTTATTTTTAAGTTTTTAGTAATGTATGCTATTAATTACGCATCACAGACACGAACACCTATATATTTTGTAGTTGACGAAGTTCAGAATATGTTAACCGATAAAAATGGACAATGGGCGGTTGATAAAATTTTAAGAGAAGGACGTTCTATGGGCATTAATTTAATTACTGCAACTCAATATATGTACGGTTTGCCTCAATCACTATTGATGGGAGCTTCACATGTTGGAATCATAGGACGATTAGCATCACATACAGACTGGAAAGTTTTAAATAAATTGATTGATGATTTTGAGGATTCGGTAGAACCACCAGACCCAGTTTCTACATATACTCAATATGAAGATTTTAAAAAGAAAATGAAATTTAAAGGGTGGTTTTCTTGGGATAAATCATATACTGATAGGATAGAATTCCGACAACCTCAATCTTTATAG
- a CDS encoding DUF262 domain-containing protein → MNADAKKLLRYMEGADKQFIIPVYQRNYDWTIENCGQLFNDIVSIAKEEYNNHFLGALVSIYHDDGIGQDYLIIDGQQRITTISLLLLAIYNLVKNQNLETKFNPEQILESFLINKYTKSKRMRLKPINEDNSAFIKLFNNEESEFIQESNITSNYLFFLERIKKEEVTLDELYTAIGKLEIVDIKLQSSDDPQLIFESLNSTGLSLQQSDLVRNFILMNEEPKVQEKYYEDYWFKIEKNTGNHISDFIRDYITFKERNAPKTNRTYIAFKKFVSLKEQDYSKENLLKELLKFSKYYKTIINEDGPNDEISKELSNINKLEIKVCYPFLLEVFDDHANSIINDDELLEILKIIESYSFRRSICNESTASLNKLFMTLGRDLKKNEDYTQNYLDILKYVLSNKKSKQRFPNDEEFSEKLPTVDIYAMKKKLIYLLHTLENYDNKEYVDVEKLLAKNMLTIEHIMPRTLTKRWRIALGRDYGEIHEKYVDTIGNLTLTAYNSEMSNKSFKDKKTMKNGFNSSKLSINAGISTFKNWNSQSIEERALNITKKALNIWSYPTTNYIPKIELKNMYYLSDDYEFTGNKIRSFTYNGKKYEVDSWIEFYQRIIEIIYLEKTSEFESLLYDTDNNGKKRNGKILSKQSNTYTRHFKLSDNIYVNKNLSVDSIISNIKQLFRKCNINLNSITLYLRDLNDN, encoded by the coding sequence TTGAATGCTGATGCAAAAAAATTATTAAGATATATGGAAGGAGCAGATAAACAATTCATAATTCCAGTATATCAAAGAAATTATGATTGGACTATTGAAAATTGCGGTCAGTTATTTAATGATATTGTTAGCATTGCTAAGGAAGAATATAATAATCACTTTTTAGGTGCTTTAGTCTCAATTTACCACGACGATGGTATTGGTCAGGATTATTTAATTATAGATGGACAGCAAAGAATAACTACAATATCTTTATTATTATTAGCCATATACAATTTAGTAAAAAATCAAAACTTAGAAACTAAATTTAATCCTGAACAAATATTAGAATCTTTTTTAATAAATAAATACACTAAATCTAAACGTATGAGATTAAAACCTATCAATGAAGATAATAGTGCATTTATTAAATTATTTAATAACGAAGAATCTGAATTTATACAAGAATCTAATATTACATCAAATTATCTTTTTTTCTTGGAAAGAATTAAAAAAGAAGAAGTAACCTTAGATGAATTATATACTGCAATTGGAAAATTGGAAATTGTTGACATTAAACTTCAAAGTAGTGATGACCCACAGTTGATATTTGAAAGTTTGAACTCAACAGGACTTAGTTTGCAACAGTCCGACCTTGTAAGAAATTTTATCTTGATGAATGAGGAACCAAAGGTCCAGGAAAAATATTATGAAGATTACTGGTTTAAGATTGAAAAAAATACTGGAAATCATATCAGCGACTTTATAAGGGACTATATAACATTTAAAGAACGAAATGCTCCAAAGACTAATAGAACCTACATAGCTTTTAAAAAATTTGTATCTCTTAAAGAACAAGATTATTCTAAAGAAAATTTATTAAAAGAACTCCTTAAATTTTCCAAATATTATAAAACAATCATTAACGAAGATGGGCCAAACGATGAAATTTCTAAAGAACTTAGTAATATAAATAAATTAGAGATCAAGGTTTGTTATCCATTTTTACTAGAGGTATTCGACGACCACGCCAATAGTATCATAAATGATGATGAATTATTAGAAATACTTAAAATTATTGAATCGTATTCATTTAGGCGCTCAATATGTAACGAGTCTACCGCATCATTAAATAAATTATTTATGACTTTAGGCAGAGATTTAAAGAAAAATGAGGATTATACGCAGAATTATTTGGACATTTTAAAATATGTATTGTCTAATAAAAAGTCAAAACAGCGATTCCCGAATGATGAAGAATTTAGTGAAAAATTACCCACTGTTGATATTTATGCGATGAAGAAAAAACTAATATATTTATTGCATACGCTAGAAAATTACGATAATAAAGAATATGTTGATGTAGAAAAATTACTTGCAAAGAATATGTTGACAATAGAACATATAATGCCCAGAACATTGACTAAAAGATGGAGAATAGCATTGGGTAGGGATTATGGCGAAATCCACGAAAAGTATGTGGATACAATAGGTAATTTAACGCTGACTGCATACAATAGTGAGATGAGCAATAAATCATTTAAAGATAAGAAAACTATGAAAAATGGATTTAATAGCAGTAAATTATCAATAAATGCAGGTATTTCTACATTTAAAAATTGGAACTCCCAGTCAATAGAAGAAAGAGCATTGAATATTACTAAAAAAGCCCTTAATATATGGAGTTATCCTACTACAAATTATATTCCAAAAATTGAATTAAAAAATATGTATTATTTGTCTGACGACTATGAATTTACTGGCAACAAAATAAGATCCTTCACTTATAATGGTAAAAAATATGAAGTTGATAGTTGGATTGAATTTTATCAGCGAATAATAGAAATCATATATTTGGAAAAAACCTCTGAATTTGAAAGTTTGCTATATGATACTGATAATAATGGTAAAAAACGTAATGGTAAAATATTATCTAAACAATCAAATACGTATACTAGACATTTTAAATTATCTGATAATATTTATGTAAATAAAAATCTTTCGGTGGATTCAATAATTAGCAATATAAAACAACTATTTAGAAAATGTAACATAAATTTAAATTCTATTACCCTATATTTAAGAGACTTGAATGATAATTAG
- a CDS encoding (p)ppGpp synthetase has translation MNEEELLAIYKKEKYIFKAWGDYVKNTINGELIKEKIDLNIFLKIECNVRIKNEESLVQKALYRNKNYENPYNQITDKVGIRYVVLLNKDIKKINKIIEEIDIWEYSKDRDIVEERNNNPKVFDYQSDHYIVKNKESITLENNIIIPKNTPCEIQIRTLLQHSYSELTHDKLYKTVNLNNKSDRCVARCMALIEVVDDMYTEIDEIVSEKDQRYNDILSNLKIIYEKILTSENKDKFKEDYSENLNLYIIEELYELISNNILIKIKDTNNLDDIKYYEYDYHINTGYHKNKLYRQPIAILVYFILEENKENYIILNKLKDIWPSQHKFLKSFRTDLAIDL, from the coding sequence ATGAATGAAGAAGAACTACTAGCAATTTATAAAAAAGAAAAGTATATTTTTAAAGCTTGGGGGGATTATGTAAAAAATACTATAAATGGAGAATTAATAAAAGAAAAGATTGATTTGAACATTTTTTTGAAGATAGAATGTAATGTTCGCATAAAAAATGAAGAATCTCTTGTTCAAAAAGCATTATATCGAAACAAAAATTATGAGAATCCATACAATCAAATAACTGATAAAGTAGGGATTAGATACGTAGTATTATTAAATAAAGATATTAAAAAAATTAATAAAATTATTGAAGAAATAGATATATGGGAATATAGTAAAGATAGAGATATTGTAGAAGAACGAAATAACAATCCCAAAGTTTTCGATTACCAATCTGACCATTACATCGTTAAAAACAAGGAAAGTATAACTTTAGAAAATAATATCATTATTCCAAAAAATACCCCTTGTGAAATACAAATTAGAACATTATTGCAGCATTCTTATAGTGAACTTACCCATGATAAATTATATAAAACAGTTAATCTTAATAATAAATCAGATCGATGTGTTGCTAGATGTATGGCACTTATAGAAGTTGTTGATGATATGTATACAGAAATTGATGAAATAGTCTCTGAAAAGGATCAAAGGTATAATGATATACTATCAAACCTTAAAATTATATATGAAAAAATATTAACTAGTGAAAACAAGGACAAATTTAAGGAAGACTATTCTGAAAACTTAAATTTATATATAATAGAAGAACTTTATGAGTTAATTTCCAATAATATACTTATAAAAATAAAAGATACCAATAATTTAGATGATATAAAATACTATGAATACGATTACCATATTAATACAGGTTATCATAAAAATAAACTATATAGACAACCAATTGCTATTCTAGTATATTTCATACTTGAAGAAAATAAGGAAAACTACATAATTTTAAATAAATTAAAAGATATATGGCCATCACAACATAAATTTCTTAAATCGTTCCGTACTGATTTAGCTATTGACCTATAA